Proteins encoded by one window of Antechinus flavipes isolate AdamAnt ecotype Samford, QLD, Australia chromosome 4, AdamAnt_v2, whole genome shotgun sequence:
- the USP1 gene encoding ubiquitin carboxyl-terminal hydrolase 1 isoform X2, whose amino-acid sequence MPGVVPSESQGPPARGSPKKGRLSLKFFQKKETKRALDFADSQDDEERDAEPAGPDVDQVVPAAAAQSSPPGGDKRDNLLPFVGLNNLGNTCYLNSVLQVLYFCPGFKTGVKHLFNVITRKREALQEVGGPPTDDQGNCKEDNLASYELICSLQSLIISVEQLQANFLLNPEKYTDELATQPRRLLNTLRELNPMYEGYLQHDAQEVLQCILGNIQETCQLLKKEELKNAPGGRLPPQPEEREGRETHTAQDDDSEEGKDKFPKGNVKRKSDNDAGNPKKKSKLSKELVASEENQRQTRSKRKAAGDSRLESSPEAVPKGAADGDGARPSHKKSRLKLNWLKPTSKQPSILSKFCSLGKITTHLGPKGPSKEADSDHEEDLKGEPRGALKEDPEEAAPPGMSMEDKEGQSLRNKGMEQVCFELVEKLFQGQLVLRTRCLECESLTERREDFQDISVPVQEEEFSKVQESSEISPEPKTELKSLKWAISQFASVERIVGEDKYFCENCHHYTEAERSLLFDKMPEVITIHLKCFAATGLEFDCYGGGLSKINTPLLTPLKLSLEEWSTKPTNDSYGLFAVVMHSGITISSGHYTASVKVTDLNSLELDTENFVVDQMYEMAKADPLNEEDAKALAEEYDDEVAFRVNGGAQPSKVLSKKNVEAVGLLGGQKSRPDYEFCSGHRASGADKVIGALAENRSAEASGASGAQELDRTKEPGGPADLGANGLESKVSDVIQSLKEYEGKWLLFDDSEVKVTEEKDFLNSLSPATSSTSTPYLLFYKKIIE is encoded by the exons ATGCCCGGGGTCGTGCCCAGCGAGAGCCAGGGGCCGCCGGCCAGGGGAAGCCCCAAGAAGGGCCGCTTGAGCCTCAAGTTCTTCCAAAAGAAAGAGACGAAGCGAGCCCTGGACTTCGCCGACTCGCAGGACGACGAGGAGCGCGACGCGGAGCCCGCGGGGCCGGACGT CGATCAGGTGGTGCCCGCGGCTGCGGCGCAGTCCTCTCCGCCCGGCGGCGATAAGAGGGACAACCTGCTGCCCTTCGTGGGGCTCAATAACCTGGGCAACACCTGCTACCTGAACAGCGTGCTGCAG GTGTTGTACTTCTGTCCGGGCTTTAAGACTGGGGTCAAGCATCTGTTCAACGTAATCACGAGGAAGCGGGAAGCCCTGCAGGAAGTGGGGGGGCCGCCCACAGACGACCAG GGAAATTGCAAAGAGGACAACCTGGCCAGCTATGAGCTCATCTGCAGCTTGCAGTCTCTGATCATCTCCGTGGAGCAACTTCAGGCCAATTTTCTTTTGAATCCAGAGAAATACACAGATGAACTCGCCACCCAGCCCAGGCGGCTCCTCAACACTCTCAG GGAACTGAACCCTATGTATGAAGGATACCTGCAGCACGATGCTCAGGAGGTGTTGCAGTGCATCTTGGGAAATATTCAGGAAACATGTCAGCTCTTAAAGAAGGAAGAACTGAAGAATGCGCCAGGAGGCCGGCTCCCTCCCCAGCCAGAGGAGAGAGAAGGCAGGGAAACGCACACCGCGCAGGATGATGACTCAGAGGAAgggaaagacaagttccccaaGGGAAACGTGAAAAGGAAAAGTGACAATGACGCCGGGAATCCCAAGAAGAAGTCGAAGCTGTCCAAGGAGCTGGTGGCGTCTGAGGAAAACCAGAGGCAGACCCGGTCCAAGAGAAAAGCCGCCGGTGACTCTCGCTTGGAGAGTTCCCCCGAAGCCGTCCCCAAAGGGGCCGCCGATGGGGACGGCGCCCGGCCAAGCCACAAGAAATCGAGACTCAAACTCAACTGGCTGAAGCCCACCAGCAAACAGCCCAGCATCCTCTCCAAGTTCTGCAGTCTGGGGAAAATCACCACCCACTTGGGACCCAAAGGGCCTTCGAAAGAAGCCGACAGCGATCACGAGGAGGACTTGAAAGGGGAGCCCAGGGGTGCGCTAAAGGAGGACCCCGAGGAAGCTGCACCCCCAGGGATGAGCATGGAGGACAAAGAAGGGCAGTCTTTGAGAAACAAAG GCATGGAACAAGTTTGTTTTGAGTTGGTGGAGAAATTATTCCAAGGTCAACTGGTTTTGAGAACTCGGTGCTTGGAGTGTGAAAGCTtaacagagaggagagaagactTCCAGGACATCAGCGTCCCAGTCCAGGAGGAGGAGTTCTCCAAAGTGCAGGAGAGTTCAGAAA TTTCTCCCGAGCCCAAGACGGAGCTGAAGAGCCTGAAGTGGGCCATCTCGCAGTTCGCCTCTGTGGAGAGGATCGTGGGCGAGGACAAATACTTCTGTGAGAACTGCCATCATTACACGGAGGCGGAAAGGAGCCTCCTTTTTGACAAGATGCCCGAGGTGATAACCATCCATTTGAAGTGCTTTGCGGCCACTGGCTTGGA GTTCGACTGCTACGGCGGCGGGCTCTCCAAGATCAACACGCCCCTGCTGACGCCCCTCAAGTTGTCCCTGGAGGAGTGGAGCACCAAGCCGACCAACGACAGCTACGGGCTGTTTGCCGTGGTGATGCACAGCGGGATCACCATCAGCAGCGGGCACTACACCGCCTCGGTCAAAGTCACCGACCTCAACAGTCTGGAACTGGACACGGAGAACTTTGTGGTGGACCAAATGTACGAGATGGCCAAGGCCGACCCGCTGAACGAGGAGGACGCCAAGGCCCTGGCCGAAGAGTACGACGACGAAGTGGCCTTCCGAGTCAACGGGGGCGCCCAGCCCAGCAAGGTCCTGAGCAAAAAGAACGTCGAAGCCGTCGGGCTTCTCGGGGGGCAGAAGAGCCGGCCCGACTACGAGTTCTGCAGCGGCCACCGAGCGTCCGGCGCGGACAAGGTCATCGGGGCCTTGGCTGAAAACCGAAGTGCCGAGGCGAGTGGCGCCAGCGGGGCCCAGGAGCTGGACAGAACCAAGGAGCCCGGGGGCCCGGCGGACCTTGGCGCAAACGGGCTGGAAAGCAAAGTGTCCGACGTGATACAGAGCTTGAAAGAGTACGAGGGGAAGTGGCTGCTCTTTGATGATTCCGAAGTGAAGGTGACAGAAGAAAAAGACTTTCTGAATTCTCTTTCCCCTGCGACATCTTCCACGTCCACTCCTTatttactgttttataagaaaattatagagtGA
- the USP1 gene encoding ubiquitin carboxyl-terminal hydrolase 1 isoform X1, which yields MPGVVPSESQGPPARGSPKKGRLSLKFFQKKETKRALDFADSQDDEERDAEPAGPDVWVPARVGDQVVPAAAAQSSPPGGDKRDNLLPFVGLNNLGNTCYLNSVLQVLYFCPGFKTGVKHLFNVITRKREALQEVGGPPTDDQGNCKEDNLASYELICSLQSLIISVEQLQANFLLNPEKYTDELATQPRRLLNTLRELNPMYEGYLQHDAQEVLQCILGNIQETCQLLKKEELKNAPGGRLPPQPEEREGRETHTAQDDDSEEGKDKFPKGNVKRKSDNDAGNPKKKSKLSKELVASEENQRQTRSKRKAAGDSRLESSPEAVPKGAADGDGARPSHKKSRLKLNWLKPTSKQPSILSKFCSLGKITTHLGPKGPSKEADSDHEEDLKGEPRGALKEDPEEAAPPGMSMEDKEGQSLRNKGMEQVCFELVEKLFQGQLVLRTRCLECESLTERREDFQDISVPVQEEEFSKVQESSEISPEPKTELKSLKWAISQFASVERIVGEDKYFCENCHHYTEAERSLLFDKMPEVITIHLKCFAATGLEFDCYGGGLSKINTPLLTPLKLSLEEWSTKPTNDSYGLFAVVMHSGITISSGHYTASVKVTDLNSLELDTENFVVDQMYEMAKADPLNEEDAKALAEEYDDEVAFRVNGGAQPSKVLSKKNVEAVGLLGGQKSRPDYEFCSGHRASGADKVIGALAENRSAEASGASGAQELDRTKEPGGPADLGANGLESKVSDVIQSLKEYEGKWLLFDDSEVKVTEEKDFLNSLSPATSSTSTPYLLFYKKIIE from the exons ATGCCCGGGGTCGTGCCCAGCGAGAGCCAGGGGCCGCCGGCCAGGGGAAGCCCCAAGAAGGGCCGCTTGAGCCTCAAGTTCTTCCAAAAGAAAGAGACGAAGCGAGCCCTGGACTTCGCCGACTCGCAGGACGACGAGGAGCGCGACGCGGAGCCCGCGGGGCCGGACGTGTGGGTGCCCGCACGCGTGGG CGATCAGGTGGTGCCCGCGGCTGCGGCGCAGTCCTCTCCGCCCGGCGGCGATAAGAGGGACAACCTGCTGCCCTTCGTGGGGCTCAATAACCTGGGCAACACCTGCTACCTGAACAGCGTGCTGCAG GTGTTGTACTTCTGTCCGGGCTTTAAGACTGGGGTCAAGCATCTGTTCAACGTAATCACGAGGAAGCGGGAAGCCCTGCAGGAAGTGGGGGGGCCGCCCACAGACGACCAG GGAAATTGCAAAGAGGACAACCTGGCCAGCTATGAGCTCATCTGCAGCTTGCAGTCTCTGATCATCTCCGTGGAGCAACTTCAGGCCAATTTTCTTTTGAATCCAGAGAAATACACAGATGAACTCGCCACCCAGCCCAGGCGGCTCCTCAACACTCTCAG GGAACTGAACCCTATGTATGAAGGATACCTGCAGCACGATGCTCAGGAGGTGTTGCAGTGCATCTTGGGAAATATTCAGGAAACATGTCAGCTCTTAAAGAAGGAAGAACTGAAGAATGCGCCAGGAGGCCGGCTCCCTCCCCAGCCAGAGGAGAGAGAAGGCAGGGAAACGCACACCGCGCAGGATGATGACTCAGAGGAAgggaaagacaagttccccaaGGGAAACGTGAAAAGGAAAAGTGACAATGACGCCGGGAATCCCAAGAAGAAGTCGAAGCTGTCCAAGGAGCTGGTGGCGTCTGAGGAAAACCAGAGGCAGACCCGGTCCAAGAGAAAAGCCGCCGGTGACTCTCGCTTGGAGAGTTCCCCCGAAGCCGTCCCCAAAGGGGCCGCCGATGGGGACGGCGCCCGGCCAAGCCACAAGAAATCGAGACTCAAACTCAACTGGCTGAAGCCCACCAGCAAACAGCCCAGCATCCTCTCCAAGTTCTGCAGTCTGGGGAAAATCACCACCCACTTGGGACCCAAAGGGCCTTCGAAAGAAGCCGACAGCGATCACGAGGAGGACTTGAAAGGGGAGCCCAGGGGTGCGCTAAAGGAGGACCCCGAGGAAGCTGCACCCCCAGGGATGAGCATGGAGGACAAAGAAGGGCAGTCTTTGAGAAACAAAG GCATGGAACAAGTTTGTTTTGAGTTGGTGGAGAAATTATTCCAAGGTCAACTGGTTTTGAGAACTCGGTGCTTGGAGTGTGAAAGCTtaacagagaggagagaagactTCCAGGACATCAGCGTCCCAGTCCAGGAGGAGGAGTTCTCCAAAGTGCAGGAGAGTTCAGAAA TTTCTCCCGAGCCCAAGACGGAGCTGAAGAGCCTGAAGTGGGCCATCTCGCAGTTCGCCTCTGTGGAGAGGATCGTGGGCGAGGACAAATACTTCTGTGAGAACTGCCATCATTACACGGAGGCGGAAAGGAGCCTCCTTTTTGACAAGATGCCCGAGGTGATAACCATCCATTTGAAGTGCTTTGCGGCCACTGGCTTGGA GTTCGACTGCTACGGCGGCGGGCTCTCCAAGATCAACACGCCCCTGCTGACGCCCCTCAAGTTGTCCCTGGAGGAGTGGAGCACCAAGCCGACCAACGACAGCTACGGGCTGTTTGCCGTGGTGATGCACAGCGGGATCACCATCAGCAGCGGGCACTACACCGCCTCGGTCAAAGTCACCGACCTCAACAGTCTGGAACTGGACACGGAGAACTTTGTGGTGGACCAAATGTACGAGATGGCCAAGGCCGACCCGCTGAACGAGGAGGACGCCAAGGCCCTGGCCGAAGAGTACGACGACGAAGTGGCCTTCCGAGTCAACGGGGGCGCCCAGCCCAGCAAGGTCCTGAGCAAAAAGAACGTCGAAGCCGTCGGGCTTCTCGGGGGGCAGAAGAGCCGGCCCGACTACGAGTTCTGCAGCGGCCACCGAGCGTCCGGCGCGGACAAGGTCATCGGGGCCTTGGCTGAAAACCGAAGTGCCGAGGCGAGTGGCGCCAGCGGGGCCCAGGAGCTGGACAGAACCAAGGAGCCCGGGGGCCCGGCGGACCTTGGCGCAAACGGGCTGGAAAGCAAAGTGTCCGACGTGATACAGAGCTTGAAAGAGTACGAGGGGAAGTGGCTGCTCTTTGATGATTCCGAAGTGAAGGTGACAGAAGAAAAAGACTTTCTGAATTCTCTTTCCCCTGCGACATCTTCCACGTCCACTCCTTatttactgttttataagaaaattatagagtGA